In Rhea pennata isolate bPtePen1 chromosome 34, bPtePen1.pri, whole genome shotgun sequence, one genomic interval encodes:
- the LOC134152847 gene encoding uncharacterized protein LOC134152847: MGGTRGRGETGTGGSRGHRDRTVLAAGCPPPRVPKLQPPPCVRCAPEPLGPTAPRPVSLPLMSPRVPMPPHLPIHVPMSPHPPGFLGPPGPSCSQIPASPVPCPCVPMSPCSLSPLVPIPCVLPLCPMSLSPHVPVPPSPVSYLHVFCPRPPVSPSPSLMSPCSMPHPCVPMSPVPPCPIPPCSVSHPLPPCPYPSCPVPSCPVPSCPHVLCPIPVPPCPLSPSPAPLCPYPPCPIPLCPMFPCPHVPCPVPVSHPPCSSRTPTAGLGLGPDRLNRPRGPMTPPPPRWDLRAAAGPHGIGTARACGARSDVPGLPVPDEPAPLGLGRPAGPLEGPQGGATAAARADDAGAQQGRLNRAGAEPEPGQSRPCPTGRINASTHYCLCPCSAAPHPPPRGPRK; this comes from the exons ATGGGAGGGACACGGGGACGGGGGGAAACAGGCACTGGGGGGTCACGAGGTCACAGGGACAGGACGGTGCTCGCAGCCggatgcccccccccccgggtgcCGAAGCTCCAGCCCCCTCCTTGTGTCCGCTGTGCTCCTGAGCCCCTCGGCCCTACAGCCCCACGTCCTGTGTCCCTGCCCCTCATGTCCCCCCGGGTCCCTATGCCCCCACATCTCCCCATCCATGTGCCCATGTCCCCCCATCCCCCTGGGTTCCTGGGTCCCCCAGGTCCCTCATGTTCCCAAATCCCCGCGTCCCCTGTCCCATGTCCATGTGTTCCTATGTCCCCGTGTTCCCTGTCCCCCCTTGTCCCCATCCCTTGTGTCCTGCCCCTATGTCCCATGTCCctgtccccccatgtccctgtCCCCCCATCCCCCGTGTCCTATCTCCATGTCTtctgtccccgtccccctgtgtccccctctCCATCCCTCATGTCCCCATGTTCCATGCCccatccctgtgtccccatgtcccctgtCCCCCCATGTCCCATCCCGCCATGTTCTGTGTCCCATCCCCTTCCCCCATGTCCCTATCCCTCATGTCCTGTCCCCTCATGTCCTGTCCCCTCATGTCCCCATGTTCTGTGTCCCATCCctgtccccccatgtcccctgtccccatcccccgCACCTCTATGTCCCTATCCCCCATGTCCCATCCCCCTGTGTCCCATGTTcccgtgtccccatgtcccGTGTCCCGTCCCTGTGTCCCATCCCCCGTGCAGCAGCCGCACACCCACAGCTGGGCTGGGACTGGGACCGGACCGGCTGAaccggccccgcggccccatgacccccccgcccccccgctgGGATTTAAGGGCAGCTGCAGGGCCCCACGGCATCGGCACGGCGAGAGCCTGCG GAGCTCGCAGCGATGTGCCAGGGCTGCCAGTGCCTGATGAACCTGCTCCGCTGGGGCTGGGGCGTCCTGCAGGGCCTCTGGAGGGGCCACAAGG CGgggccaccgccgccgcccgagCGGACGACGCTGGTGCGCAGCAAGGACGACTGAACCGGGCCGGAGCCGAGCCAGAGCCGGGCCAGAGCCGCCCCTGCCCCACGGGCAGAATAAACGCCTCCACCCACTACTGTCTCTGTCCTTGCAGtgcagccccccaccccccaccccgtggACCCAG GAAATAA
- the LSM2 gene encoding U6 snRNA-associated Sm-like protein LSm2: MLFYSFFKSLVGKDVVVELKNDLSICGTLHSVDQYLNIKLTDISVTDPEKYPHMLSVKNCFIRGSVVRYVQLPADEVDTQLLQDAARKEALQQKQ; the protein is encoded by the exons aTG CTTTTCTACTCCTTCTTCAAGTCCCTGGTGGGCAAAGACGTCGTGGTAGAGCTGAAGAATGACCTCAG CATCTGTGGGACGCTGCACTCTGTGGACCAG TACCTGAATATCAAACTGACGGATATCAGCGTCACCGACCCCGAGAAGTACCCGCACATG CTATCAGTGAAGAACTGCTTCATCCGGGGCTCGGTGGTCCGCTACGTGCAGCTCCCGGCGGACGAGGTCGACACACAGCTGCTCCAGGATGCTGCCCGCAAGGAGgccctgcagcagaagcagtga